In Nicotiana tabacum cultivar K326 chromosome 21, ASM71507v2, whole genome shotgun sequence, one DNA window encodes the following:
- the LOC107760914 gene encoding lysine-specific demethylase JMJ27 isoform X3, with product MQNKRRKSEEKDIPVVMIESSSEEEEAEKDDNYVGDSDEDSCDHSMEKMKKRKRKVGSDKTIGGNGKMESKMCHQCQRNDKGRVVCCSKCKAKRYCVPCMTRWYPGMPEEAFLKACPVCRHNCNCIACLRLDGLAKHLMNVEMKFSDEEKLEYSKHILRALLPALEQFNTEQMIEKEIECHIKGLPDSEVNIRKAKYEKDERIYCNYCSASIVDLHRSCSSCSYELCLTCCKELRNGNLQADASEVKVQYIDYGPGYLHGKHCSITPANNGTCTETTEFKLRDQIKVAVTSKWKPKENGAIPCPPKDMGGCSKGTLNLRCIFSENWISQLLLKAKEIAQKCKLKEMHNDSELHCSCPKYKGVNDTSGGKLRKAAARENSDDNYVFCPAVGDAQLANLKHFQYHLFKGEPIIVTNVLDSALGLSWEPMVMWRACRQSKKTTDVLNCLNWCELEMNIHQFFKGYMEGRFDSYGWPQLLKLNDWPPSGLFDERLPRHGAEFSCCLPFKEYTHPQYGYLNLALRLPDNCLKPDLGPKAYIAYGFPTELGRGDSVTKLHYVVSDTVNVLMHTQAMVPTVEQLSAIENLKQNHKAQDQREFVTGANRMPRRIKDSVPNVNGKSDLEGLNFSQDKQNCDSLKVENSNKAENMKYRQQGLKVENSNKGENKKNSQRVVKADCGTNKIGEKYQYREDSSLFGQNLSERFEEEDGGGALWDVFRRQDVPKLEEYLTKHFREFRHIYGSPLPQVVHPIHDKTFYLSTEHKRRLKEEYGIEPWTFVQKLGEAVFIPAGCPHQIRNLKSCINVAVDFVSPENVNECIRLTEEFRKLPRNHDAREDKLEVKKIILHAVSQALDHLEKTTFRTTEGHIAAGSSSSSDKQKYK from the exons ATGCAAAACAAGCGaagaaaatcagaagaaaaagaTATCCCAGTTGTGATGATAGAAAGCAgtagtgaggaagaagaagcagaaaaagatgacAATTACGTTGGCGACAGTGATGAAGATAGTTGTGATCATTcaatggagaagatgaagaagaggaagaggaaagtGGGTTCTGACAAAACTATAGGAGGAAATGGTAAAATGGAGTCCAAAatgtgtcatcagtgccagaggAATGACAAAGGCAGAGTAGTGTGTTGTTCCAAGTGTAAGGCTAAAAGATATTGTGTTCCTTGCATGACTCGATG GTACCCTGGGATGCCAGAGGAGGCCTTTCTAAAAGCTTGCCCTGTATGTCGTCACAATTGCAACTGCATAGCATGCTTGCGGTTAGATGGGTTAGCTAAA CATTTGATGAATGTAGAAATGAAGTTCAGTGATGAAGAAAAACTTGAGTACTCTAAGCACATTCTACGAGCACTTTTGCCTGCTTTGGAACAATTTAATACAGAGCAAATGATCGAAAAGGAGATTGAGTGCCATATTAAAG GATTGCCAGATTCAGAGGTTAATATACGCAAAGCAAAATATGAGAAGGATGAACGCATTTATTG CAACTATTGCAGTGCTTCGATTGTTGATTTACATCGGAGCTGTTCTAGCTGTTCCTATGAACTTTGCCTAACTTGTTGCAAAGAACTAAGGAATGGAAACCTGCAAGCAGATGCATCCGAAGTGAAGGTGCAATATATTGACTATGGACCAGGTTATTTGCACGGTAAACATTGTAGCATAACTCCAGCTAATAATGGAACTTGCACTGAAACTACTGAATTTAAATTAAGGGATCAGATCAAAGTGGCGGTGACATCTAAATGGAAACCCAAGGAAAATGGTGCCATTCCTTGCCCTCCAAAAGATATGGGAGGTTGTAGTAAAGGAACCTTAAAtttgagatgtatattttctgaGAATTGGATATCACAGCTGTTACTGAAAGCTAAAGAAATAGCACAAAAATGTAAATTGAAGGAAATGCATAATGATTCAGAACTTCACTGCTCCTGTCCAAAATATAAGGGTGTAAATGATACTTCCGGTGGCAAGCTACGTAAGGCAGCTGCTAGAGAAAATTCTGATGATAACTATGTATTCTGTCCAGCAGTTGGGGATGCTCAGCTTGCAAACTTGAAGCATTTTCAGTACCATTTGTTCAAGGGTGAACCGATAATTGTAACTAATGTACTTGATAGTGCATTgggattgagctgggaacctaTGGTTATGTGGCGTGCTTGTCGACAATCAAAGAAGACTACCGAtgttttaaattgcttaaattgGTGCGAG TTGGAGATGAATATTCACCAATTTTTCAAAGGGTACATGGAGGGTCGCTTTGACAGTTACGGGTGGCCTCAACTCTTAAAGTTGAATGACTGGCCGCCGTCTGGTCTATTTGATGAGCGATTGCCGCGTCATGGTGCCGAATTTTCTTGTTGTTTACCTTTTAAGGAGTATACACATCCTCAATATGGCTATCTCAATCTCGCCCTAAGACTTCCTGATAACTGTTTGAAGCCAGATTTAGGGCCTAAGGCATACATTGCTTATGGTTTTCCCACGGAGCTTGGACGTGGAGACTCAGTCACCAAACTACACTATGTTGTGTCTGATACG GTGAATGTCTTGATGCACACTCAAGCAATGGTCCCAACAGTTGAACAGCTCTCGGCCATAGAGAACTTGAAGCAGAATCACAAAGCGCAGGATCAGAGAGAATTTGTAACTGGTGCTAATAGGATGCCCAGGAGGATTAAGGATTCTGTCCCTAATGTAAATGGAAAATCTGACTTGGAAGGGTTGAACTTTTCTCAGGATAAGCAGAACTGTGATAGTTTGAAAGTTGAGAATAGTAATAAAGCTGAGAATATGAAGTATAGACAGcaaggtttgaaagttgagaatAGTAATAAAGGAGAAAATAAGAAGAATAGCCAGCGAGTTGTAAAAGCAGATTGTGGAACAAATAAAATAGGAGAAAAATACCAATACAGAGAAGATAGTTCTCTTTTTGGGCAGAACTTGTCTGAACGATTTGAAGAGGAAGATGGTGGTGGTGCTCTATGGGATGTCTTTAGGAGGCAGGATGTTCCTAAACTGGAGGAATATCTCACAAAGCACTTCAGGGAATTTAGGCATATATATGGCTCACCGTTGCCGCAG GTTGTTCATCCTATTCATGATAAAACTTTCTACTTGAGCACAGAGCATAAAAGGAGGCTAAAGGAAGAATATG GCATTGAACCATGGACTTTTGTTCAAAAATTAGGTGAAGCTGTTTTTATTCCTGCTGGATGCCCTCATCAAATCAGAAATTTAAAG TCCTGCATCAACGTCGCTGTTGATTTTGTATCACCTGAAAATGTGAATGAGTGCATCCGTTTAACTGAGGAGTTTCGGAAGCTTCCCAGAAACCATGACGCTAGGGAAGATAAGTTGGAG GTAAAGAAAATAATTCTTCATGCGGTGAGCCAAGCATTGGATCATTTGGAAAAGACAACATT TAGGACCACAGAAGGACACATTGCTGcaggatcatcctcatcgtcTGATAAGCAAAAGTATAAAT AA
- the LOC107760914 gene encoding lysine-specific demethylase JMJ29 isoform X6 has protein sequence MQNKRRKSEEKDIPVVMIESSSEEEEAEKDDNYVGDSDEDSCDHSMEKMKKRKRKVGSDKTIGGNGKMESKMCHQCQRNDKGRVVCCSKCKAKRYCVPCMTRWYPGMPEEAFLKACPVCRHNCNCIACLRLDGLAKHLMNVEMKFSDEEKLEYSKHILRALLPALEQFNTEQMIEKEIECHIKGLPDSEVNIRKAKYEKDERIYCNYCSASIVDLHRSCSSCSYELCLTCCKELRNGNLQADASEVKVQYIDYGPGYLHGKHCSITPANNGTCTETTEFKLRDQIKVAVTSKWKPKENGAIPCPPKDMGGCSKGTLNLRCIFSENWISQLLLKAKEIAQKCKLKEMHNDSELHCSCPKYKGVNDTSGGKLRKAAARENSDDNYVFCPAVGDAQLANLKHFQYHLFKGEPIIVTNVLDSALGLSWEPMVMWRACRQSKKTTDVLNCLNWCELEMNIHQFFKGYMEGRFDSYGWPQLLKLNDWPPSGLFDERLPRHGAEFSCCLPFKEYTHPQYGYLNLALRLPDNCLKPDLGPKAYIAYGFPTELGRGDSVTKLHYVVSDTVNVLMHTQAMVPTVEQLSAIENLKQNHKAQDQREFVTGANRMPRRIKDSVPNVNGKSDLEGLNFSQDKQNCDSLKVENSNKAENMKYRQQGLKVENSNKGENKKNSQRVVKADCGTNKIGEKYQYREDSSLFGQNLSERFEEEDGGGALWDVFRRQDVPKLEEYLTKHFREFRHIYGSPLPQVVHPIHDKTFYLSTEHKRRLKEEYGIEPWTFVQKLGEAVFIPAGCPHQIRNLKVKKIILHAVSQALDHLEKTTLTTEGHIAAGSSSSSDKQKYKCYDRTKYAEIFLCYGGSIQ, from the exons ATGCAAAACAAGCGaagaaaatcagaagaaaaagaTATCCCAGTTGTGATGATAGAAAGCAgtagtgaggaagaagaagcagaaaaagatgacAATTACGTTGGCGACAGTGATGAAGATAGTTGTGATCATTcaatggagaagatgaagaagaggaagaggaaagtGGGTTCTGACAAAACTATAGGAGGAAATGGTAAAATGGAGTCCAAAatgtgtcatcagtgccagaggAATGACAAAGGCAGAGTAGTGTGTTGTTCCAAGTGTAAGGCTAAAAGATATTGTGTTCCTTGCATGACTCGATG GTACCCTGGGATGCCAGAGGAGGCCTTTCTAAAAGCTTGCCCTGTATGTCGTCACAATTGCAACTGCATAGCATGCTTGCGGTTAGATGGGTTAGCTAAA CATTTGATGAATGTAGAAATGAAGTTCAGTGATGAAGAAAAACTTGAGTACTCTAAGCACATTCTACGAGCACTTTTGCCTGCTTTGGAACAATTTAATACAGAGCAAATGATCGAAAAGGAGATTGAGTGCCATATTAAAG GATTGCCAGATTCAGAGGTTAATATACGCAAAGCAAAATATGAGAAGGATGAACGCATTTATTG CAACTATTGCAGTGCTTCGATTGTTGATTTACATCGGAGCTGTTCTAGCTGTTCCTATGAACTTTGCCTAACTTGTTGCAAAGAACTAAGGAATGGAAACCTGCAAGCAGATGCATCCGAAGTGAAGGTGCAATATATTGACTATGGACCAGGTTATTTGCACGGTAAACATTGTAGCATAACTCCAGCTAATAATGGAACTTGCACTGAAACTACTGAATTTAAATTAAGGGATCAGATCAAAGTGGCGGTGACATCTAAATGGAAACCCAAGGAAAATGGTGCCATTCCTTGCCCTCCAAAAGATATGGGAGGTTGTAGTAAAGGAACCTTAAAtttgagatgtatattttctgaGAATTGGATATCACAGCTGTTACTGAAAGCTAAAGAAATAGCACAAAAATGTAAATTGAAGGAAATGCATAATGATTCAGAACTTCACTGCTCCTGTCCAAAATATAAGGGTGTAAATGATACTTCCGGTGGCAAGCTACGTAAGGCAGCTGCTAGAGAAAATTCTGATGATAACTATGTATTCTGTCCAGCAGTTGGGGATGCTCAGCTTGCAAACTTGAAGCATTTTCAGTACCATTTGTTCAAGGGTGAACCGATAATTGTAACTAATGTACTTGATAGTGCATTgggattgagctgggaacctaTGGTTATGTGGCGTGCTTGTCGACAATCAAAGAAGACTACCGAtgttttaaattgcttaaattgGTGCGAG TTGGAGATGAATATTCACCAATTTTTCAAAGGGTACATGGAGGGTCGCTTTGACAGTTACGGGTGGCCTCAACTCTTAAAGTTGAATGACTGGCCGCCGTCTGGTCTATTTGATGAGCGATTGCCGCGTCATGGTGCCGAATTTTCTTGTTGTTTACCTTTTAAGGAGTATACACATCCTCAATATGGCTATCTCAATCTCGCCCTAAGACTTCCTGATAACTGTTTGAAGCCAGATTTAGGGCCTAAGGCATACATTGCTTATGGTTTTCCCACGGAGCTTGGACGTGGAGACTCAGTCACCAAACTACACTATGTTGTGTCTGATACG GTGAATGTCTTGATGCACACTCAAGCAATGGTCCCAACAGTTGAACAGCTCTCGGCCATAGAGAACTTGAAGCAGAATCACAAAGCGCAGGATCAGAGAGAATTTGTAACTGGTGCTAATAGGATGCCCAGGAGGATTAAGGATTCTGTCCCTAATGTAAATGGAAAATCTGACTTGGAAGGGTTGAACTTTTCTCAGGATAAGCAGAACTGTGATAGTTTGAAAGTTGAGAATAGTAATAAAGCTGAGAATATGAAGTATAGACAGcaaggtttgaaagttgagaatAGTAATAAAGGAGAAAATAAGAAGAATAGCCAGCGAGTTGTAAAAGCAGATTGTGGAACAAATAAAATAGGAGAAAAATACCAATACAGAGAAGATAGTTCTCTTTTTGGGCAGAACTTGTCTGAACGATTTGAAGAGGAAGATGGTGGTGGTGCTCTATGGGATGTCTTTAGGAGGCAGGATGTTCCTAAACTGGAGGAATATCTCACAAAGCACTTCAGGGAATTTAGGCATATATATGGCTCACCGTTGCCGCAG GTTGTTCATCCTATTCATGATAAAACTTTCTACTTGAGCACAGAGCATAAAAGGAGGCTAAAGGAAGAATATG GCATTGAACCATGGACTTTTGTTCAAAAATTAGGTGAAGCTGTTTTTATTCCTGCTGGATGCCCTCATCAAATCAGAAATTTAAAG GTAAAGAAAATAATTCTTCATGCGGTGAGCCAAGCATTGGATCATTTGGAAAAGACAACATT GACCACAGAAGGACACATTGCTGcaggatcatcctcatcgtcTGATAAGCAAAAGTATAAAT GCTATGACAGAACCAAGTATGCCGAAATATTCCTCTGTTATGGAGGATCTATCCAGTAG
- the LOC107760914 gene encoding lysine-specific demethylase JMJ29 isoform X12, with protein MQNKRRKSEEKDIPVVMIESSSEEEEAEKDDNYVGDSDEDSCDHSMEKMKKRKRKVGSDKTIGGNGKMESKMCHQCQRNDKGRVVCCSKCKAKRYCVPCMTRWYPGMPEEAFLKACPVCRHNCNCIACLRLDGLAKHLMNVEMKFSDEEKLEYSKHILRALLPALEQFNTEQMIEKEIECHIKGLPDSEVNIRKAKYEKDERIYCNYCSASIVDLHRSCSSCSYELCLTCCKELRNGNLQADASEVKVQYIDYGPGYLHVGDAQLANLKHFQYHLFKGEPIIVTNVLDSALGLSWEPMVMWRACRQSKKTTDVLNCLNWCELEMNIHQFFKGYMEGRFDSYGWPQLLKLNDWPPSGLFDERLPRHGAEFSCCLPFKEYTHPQYGYLNLALRLPDNCLKPDLGPKAYIAYGFPTELGRGDSVTKLHYVVSDTVNVLMHTQAMVPTVEQLSAIENLKQNHKAQDQREFVTGANRMPRRIKDSVPNVNGKSDLEGLNFSQDKQNCDSLKVENSNKAENMKYRQQGLKVENSNKGENKKNSQRVVKADCGTNKIGEKYQYREDSSLFGQNLSERFEEEDGGGALWDVFRRQDVPKLEEYLTKHFREFRHIYGSPLPQVVHPIHDKTFYLSTEHKRRLKEEYGIEPWTFVQKLGEAVFIPAGCPHQIRNLKKSFSAVLRKDVKQDSGMN; from the exons ATGCAAAACAAGCGaagaaaatcagaagaaaaagaTATCCCAGTTGTGATGATAGAAAGCAgtagtgaggaagaagaagcagaaaaagatgacAATTACGTTGGCGACAGTGATGAAGATAGTTGTGATCATTcaatggagaagatgaagaagaggaagaggaaagtGGGTTCTGACAAAACTATAGGAGGAAATGGTAAAATGGAGTCCAAAatgtgtcatcagtgccagaggAATGACAAAGGCAGAGTAGTGTGTTGTTCCAAGTGTAAGGCTAAAAGATATTGTGTTCCTTGCATGACTCGATG GTACCCTGGGATGCCAGAGGAGGCCTTTCTAAAAGCTTGCCCTGTATGTCGTCACAATTGCAACTGCATAGCATGCTTGCGGTTAGATGGGTTAGCTAAA CATTTGATGAATGTAGAAATGAAGTTCAGTGATGAAGAAAAACTTGAGTACTCTAAGCACATTCTACGAGCACTTTTGCCTGCTTTGGAACAATTTAATACAGAGCAAATGATCGAAAAGGAGATTGAGTGCCATATTAAAG GATTGCCAGATTCAGAGGTTAATATACGCAAAGCAAAATATGAGAAGGATGAACGCATTTATTG CAACTATTGCAGTGCTTCGATTGTTGATTTACATCGGAGCTGTTCTAGCTGTTCCTATGAACTTTGCCTAACTTGTTGCAAAGAACTAAGGAATGGAAACCTGCAAGCAGATGCATCCGAAGTGAAGGTGCAATATATTGACTATGGACCAGGTTATTTGCACG TTGGGGATGCTCAGCTTGCAAACTTGAAGCATTTTCAGTACCATTTGTTCAAGGGTGAACCGATAATTGTAACTAATGTACTTGATAGTGCATTgggattgagctgggaacctaTGGTTATGTGGCGTGCTTGTCGACAATCAAAGAAGACTACCGAtgttttaaattgcttaaattgGTGCGAG TTGGAGATGAATATTCACCAATTTTTCAAAGGGTACATGGAGGGTCGCTTTGACAGTTACGGGTGGCCTCAACTCTTAAAGTTGAATGACTGGCCGCCGTCTGGTCTATTTGATGAGCGATTGCCGCGTCATGGTGCCGAATTTTCTTGTTGTTTACCTTTTAAGGAGTATACACATCCTCAATATGGCTATCTCAATCTCGCCCTAAGACTTCCTGATAACTGTTTGAAGCCAGATTTAGGGCCTAAGGCATACATTGCTTATGGTTTTCCCACGGAGCTTGGACGTGGAGACTCAGTCACCAAACTACACTATGTTGTGTCTGATACG GTGAATGTCTTGATGCACACTCAAGCAATGGTCCCAACAGTTGAACAGCTCTCGGCCATAGAGAACTTGAAGCAGAATCACAAAGCGCAGGATCAGAGAGAATTTGTAACTGGTGCTAATAGGATGCCCAGGAGGATTAAGGATTCTGTCCCTAATGTAAATGGAAAATCTGACTTGGAAGGGTTGAACTTTTCTCAGGATAAGCAGAACTGTGATAGTTTGAAAGTTGAGAATAGTAATAAAGCTGAGAATATGAAGTATAGACAGcaaggtttgaaagttgagaatAGTAATAAAGGAGAAAATAAGAAGAATAGCCAGCGAGTTGTAAAAGCAGATTGTGGAACAAATAAAATAGGAGAAAAATACCAATACAGAGAAGATAGTTCTCTTTTTGGGCAGAACTTGTCTGAACGATTTGAAGAGGAAGATGGTGGTGGTGCTCTATGGGATGTCTTTAGGAGGCAGGATGTTCCTAAACTGGAGGAATATCTCACAAAGCACTTCAGGGAATTTAGGCATATATATGGCTCACCGTTGCCGCAG GTTGTTCATCCTATTCATGATAAAACTTTCTACTTGAGCACAGAGCATAAAAGGAGGCTAAAGGAAGAATATG GCATTGAACCATGGACTTTTGTTCAAAAATTAGGTGAAGCTGTTTTTATTCCTGCTGGATGCCCTCATCAAATCAGAAATTTAAAG aagtcattttcagcaGTTTTAAGGAAGGATGTAAAACAGGATTCTGGGATGAATTGA
- the LOC107760914 gene encoding lysine-specific demethylase JMJ29 isoform X10, whose protein sequence is MTFWYPGMPEEAFLKACPVCRHNCNCIACLRLDGLAKHLMNVEMKFSDEEKLEYSKHILRALLPALEQFNTEQMIEKEIECHIKGLPDSEVNIRKAKYEKDERIYCNYCSASIVDLHRSCSSCSYELCLTCCKELRNGNLQADASEVKVQYIDYGPGYLHGKHCSITPANNGTCTETTEFKLRDQIKVAVTSKWKPKENGAIPCPPKDMGGCSKGTLNLRCIFSENWISQLLLKAKEIAQKCKLKEMHNDSELHCSCPKYKGVNDTSGGKLRKAAARENSDDNYVFCPAVGDAQLANLKHFQYHLFKGEPIIVTNVLDSALGLSWEPMVMWRACRQSKKTTDVLNCLNWCELEMNIHQFFKGYMEGRFDSYGWPQLLKLNDWPPSGLFDERLPRHGAEFSCCLPFKEYTHPQYGYLNLALRLPDNCLKPDLGPKAYIAYGFPTELGRGDSVTKLHYVVSDTVNVLMHTQAMVPTVEQLSAIENLKQNHKAQDQREFVTGANRMPRRIKDSVPNVNGKSDLEGLNFSQDKQNCDSLKVENSNKAENMKYRQQGLKVENSNKGENKKNSQRVVKADCGTNKIGEKYQYREDSSLFGQNLSERFEEEDGGGALWDVFRRQDVPKLEEYLTKHFREFRHIYGSPLPQVVHPIHDKTFYLSTEHKRRLKEEYGIEPWTFVQKLGEAVFIPAGCPHQIRNLKSCINVAVDFVSPENVNECIRLTEEFRKLPRNHDAREDKLEVKKIILHAVSQALDHLEKTTFRTTEGHIAAGSSSSSDKQKYKCYDRTKYAEIFLCYGGSIQ, encoded by the exons ATGACTTTTTG GTACCCTGGGATGCCAGAGGAGGCCTTTCTAAAAGCTTGCCCTGTATGTCGTCACAATTGCAACTGCATAGCATGCTTGCGGTTAGATGGGTTAGCTAAA CATTTGATGAATGTAGAAATGAAGTTCAGTGATGAAGAAAAACTTGAGTACTCTAAGCACATTCTACGAGCACTTTTGCCTGCTTTGGAACAATTTAATACAGAGCAAATGATCGAAAAGGAGATTGAGTGCCATATTAAAG GATTGCCAGATTCAGAGGTTAATATACGCAAAGCAAAATATGAGAAGGATGAACGCATTTATTG CAACTATTGCAGTGCTTCGATTGTTGATTTACATCGGAGCTGTTCTAGCTGTTCCTATGAACTTTGCCTAACTTGTTGCAAAGAACTAAGGAATGGAAACCTGCAAGCAGATGCATCCGAAGTGAAGGTGCAATATATTGACTATGGACCAGGTTATTTGCACGGTAAACATTGTAGCATAACTCCAGCTAATAATGGAACTTGCACTGAAACTACTGAATTTAAATTAAGGGATCAGATCAAAGTGGCGGTGACATCTAAATGGAAACCCAAGGAAAATGGTGCCATTCCTTGCCCTCCAAAAGATATGGGAGGTTGTAGTAAAGGAACCTTAAAtttgagatgtatattttctgaGAATTGGATATCACAGCTGTTACTGAAAGCTAAAGAAATAGCACAAAAATGTAAATTGAAGGAAATGCATAATGATTCAGAACTTCACTGCTCCTGTCCAAAATATAAGGGTGTAAATGATACTTCCGGTGGCAAGCTACGTAAGGCAGCTGCTAGAGAAAATTCTGATGATAACTATGTATTCTGTCCAGCAGTTGGGGATGCTCAGCTTGCAAACTTGAAGCATTTTCAGTACCATTTGTTCAAGGGTGAACCGATAATTGTAACTAATGTACTTGATAGTGCATTgggattgagctgggaacctaTGGTTATGTGGCGTGCTTGTCGACAATCAAAGAAGACTACCGAtgttttaaattgcttaaattgGTGCGAG TTGGAGATGAATATTCACCAATTTTTCAAAGGGTACATGGAGGGTCGCTTTGACAGTTACGGGTGGCCTCAACTCTTAAAGTTGAATGACTGGCCGCCGTCTGGTCTATTTGATGAGCGATTGCCGCGTCATGGTGCCGAATTTTCTTGTTGTTTACCTTTTAAGGAGTATACACATCCTCAATATGGCTATCTCAATCTCGCCCTAAGACTTCCTGATAACTGTTTGAAGCCAGATTTAGGGCCTAAGGCATACATTGCTTATGGTTTTCCCACGGAGCTTGGACGTGGAGACTCAGTCACCAAACTACACTATGTTGTGTCTGATACG GTGAATGTCTTGATGCACACTCAAGCAATGGTCCCAACAGTTGAACAGCTCTCGGCCATAGAGAACTTGAAGCAGAATCACAAAGCGCAGGATCAGAGAGAATTTGTAACTGGTGCTAATAGGATGCCCAGGAGGATTAAGGATTCTGTCCCTAATGTAAATGGAAAATCTGACTTGGAAGGGTTGAACTTTTCTCAGGATAAGCAGAACTGTGATAGTTTGAAAGTTGAGAATAGTAATAAAGCTGAGAATATGAAGTATAGACAGcaaggtttgaaagttgagaatAGTAATAAAGGAGAAAATAAGAAGAATAGCCAGCGAGTTGTAAAAGCAGATTGTGGAACAAATAAAATAGGAGAAAAATACCAATACAGAGAAGATAGTTCTCTTTTTGGGCAGAACTTGTCTGAACGATTTGAAGAGGAAGATGGTGGTGGTGCTCTATGGGATGTCTTTAGGAGGCAGGATGTTCCTAAACTGGAGGAATATCTCACAAAGCACTTCAGGGAATTTAGGCATATATATGGCTCACCGTTGCCGCAG GTTGTTCATCCTATTCATGATAAAACTTTCTACTTGAGCACAGAGCATAAAAGGAGGCTAAAGGAAGAATATG GCATTGAACCATGGACTTTTGTTCAAAAATTAGGTGAAGCTGTTTTTATTCCTGCTGGATGCCCTCATCAAATCAGAAATTTAAAG TCCTGCATCAACGTCGCTGTTGATTTTGTATCACCTGAAAATGTGAATGAGTGCATCCGTTTAACTGAGGAGTTTCGGAAGCTTCCCAGAAACCATGACGCTAGGGAAGATAAGTTGGAG GTAAAGAAAATAATTCTTCATGCGGTGAGCCAAGCATTGGATCATTTGGAAAAGACAACATT TAGGACCACAGAAGGACACATTGCTGcaggatcatcctcatcgtcTGATAAGCAAAAGTATAAAT GCTATGACAGAACCAAGTATGCCGAAATATTCCTCTGTTATGGAGGATCTATCCAGTAG